One segment of Haemophilus influenzae DNA contains the following:
- the rbsB gene encoding ribose ABC transporter substrate-binding protein RbsB, which translates to MKKLTALTSAVLLGLAVSGSASAQDTIALAVSTLDNPFFVTLKDGAQKKADELGYKLVVLDSQNDPAKELANVEDLTVRGAKILLINPTDSEAVGNAVAIANRKHIPVITLDRGAAKGNVVSHIASDNIAGGKMAGDFIAQKLGDNAKVIQLEGIAGTSAARERGKGFKQAIDAHKFNVLASQPADFDRTKGLNVTENLLASKGDVQAIFAQNDEMALGALRAVKAANKKVLIVGFDGTDDGVKAVKSGKMAATIAQQPELIGSLGVVTADKILKGEKVEAKIPVDLKVISE; encoded by the coding sequence ATGAAAAAACTAACTGCACTTACTTCTGCTGTATTATTAGGTTTGGCTGTTTCTGGCTCTGCTTCTGCACAAGACACAATCGCTTTGGCAGTATCTACATTAGATAACCCATTTTTTGTAACGTTAAAAGATGGCGCACAGAAAAAAGCGGATGAATTAGGTTATAAGTTAGTGGTGCTTGATTCACAAAATGACCCAGCTAAAGAATTAGCTAATGTTGAAGATTTAACTGTGCGTGGTGCAAAAATATTATTGATCAATCCAACTGATTCTGAAGCAGTTGGCAACGCAGTGGCGATTGCAAACCGTAAGCATATTCCAGTAATTACATTAGATCGTGGCGCAGCTAAAGGAAACGTAGTGAGCCATATTGCATCTGACAATATCGCAGGTGGTAAAATGGCAGGTGATTTTATCGCACAGAAATTAGGCGATAATGCCAAGGTGATTCAACTTGAAGGTATTGCGGGAACATCTGCAGCACGCGAACGAGGCAAGGGTTTCAAACAAGCTATTGATGCTCATAAATTCAATGTGCTTGCCAGTCAGCCAGCAGATTTTGATCGAACAAAAGGTTTGAATGTAACGGAAAATTTGTTGGCATCTAAAGGTGATGTTCAAGCAATTTTTGCGCAAAATGATGAAATGGCATTAGGTGCATTGCGTGCGGTGAAAGCAGCAAATAAAAAAGTCCTTATCGTAGGTTTTGATGGTACCGATGATGGAGTAAAAGCTGTAAAAAGTGGCAAAATGGCGGCAACTATCGCACAACAACCCGAGCTTATTGGTTCATTAGGTGTTGTTACCGCTGATAAAATCTTAAAGGGCGAAAAAGTTGAAGCGAAAATTCCAGTAGATTTGAAAGTAATAAGCGAATAA
- the rbsK gene encoding ribokinase, translating to MRKTLTVLGSINADHVISVPYFAKPGETLTGQNYQIAYGGKGANQAVATARLGAKVAFISCIGSDSIGETMKNAFAQEGIDTTHINTVSQEMTGMAFIQVAQSGENSIVLASGANAHLGEMVVRQSEAQIAQSDCLLMQLETPLSGVELAAQIAKKNGVKVVLNPAPAQILSDELLSLIDIITPNETEAEILTGVTVTDEQSAVKAASVFHDKGIETVMITLGAKGVFVSRKGKSRIIKGFCVQAIDTTAAGDTFNGGFVTALLEEKSFDEAIRFGQAAAAISVTRKGAQSSIPTRQETLDFLEYA from the coding sequence ATGAGAAAAACCCTCACGGTTCTCGGTAGTATCAATGCTGATCACGTTATTTCTGTGCCTTACTTTGCTAAACCCGGTGAAACGCTAACTGGTCAAAATTATCAAATTGCCTATGGTGGCAAAGGTGCCAATCAAGCAGTGGCGACTGCTCGCTTAGGGGCAAAGGTAGCGTTCATTAGTTGTATTGGATCAGATAGCATTGGCGAAACAATGAAAAATGCCTTTGCGCAAGAAGGAATTGATACAACCCATATTAATACTGTTTCACAGGAAATGACAGGAATGGCATTTATTCAAGTTGCCCAATCGGGCGAGAACAGTATTGTGCTGGCTAGCGGTGCAAATGCACATTTAGGTGAAATGGTTGTTCGTCAAAGTGAGGCGCAAATTGCACAATCGGATTGCTTATTAATGCAATTAGAAACCCCACTTTCTGGTGTGGAGCTGGCTGCTCAAATCGCTAAGAAAAATGGTGTTAAGGTTGTGCTAAATCCTGCTCCAGCGCAGATTTTATCGGACGAATTATTGAGTTTGATTGATATTATTACACCAAATGAAACAGAAGCTGAAATCTTGACGGGGGTAACGGTAACCGACGAGCAAAGTGCGGTGAAAGCTGCGAGTGTTTTTCACGATAAAGGTATTGAAACCGTGATGATTACCCTTGGTGCGAAAGGCGTGTTTGTCAGTCGAAAAGGTAAAAGCCGCATCATTAAGGGCTTTTGTGTGCAAGCAATAGATACTACCGCAGCTGGTGATACATTTAATGGCGGTTTTGTTACGGCTTTATTGGAAGAAAAATCCTTTGATGAAGCCATTCGTTTTGGGCAAGCTGCCGCTGCGATTAGTGTGACGAGAAAAGGGGCTCAATCCTCTATTCCAACGCGTCAAGAAACTTTAGATTTTCTTGAATACGCTTAA
- a CDS encoding substrate-binding domain-containing protein, with the protein MATMKDIARLAQVSTSTVSHVINGSRFVSDEIREKVMRIVAELNYTPSAVARSLKVRETKTIGLLVTATNNPFFAEVMAGVEQYCQQHQYNLIIAATGGDAKRLQQNLQTLMHKQVDGLLLMCGDSRFQADIELAISLPLVVMDWWFTELNADKILENSALGGYLATKALIDAGHRKIGIITGNLKKSVAQNRLQGYKNALSEAKIALNPHWIVESHFDFEGGALGIQSLLTQSSRPTAVFCCSDTIAVGAYQAIQQQGLRIPQDLSIMGYDDIELARYLSPPLSTICQPKAELGKLAVEALLQRIKNPNENYRTLVLEPTCILRGSISTPSNI; encoded by the coding sequence ATGGCGACAATGAAAGATATTGCACGACTGGCGCAAGTTTCGACTTCTACAGTTTCACATGTCATTAATGGATCGCGTTTTGTTAGCGATGAAATTCGTGAGAAAGTGATGCGTATTGTCGCTGAACTGAATTACACCCCCTCAGCTGTTGCACGAAGTCTTAAGGTGCGCGAAACCAAAACTATCGGGCTACTTGTCACCGCAACAAATAATCCATTCTTTGCAGAAGTGATGGCTGGCGTGGAGCAATATTGTCAGCAGCATCAATATAATCTTATTATTGCTGCCACTGGTGGCGATGCCAAACGCCTACAACAAAATCTGCAAACTCTAATGCACAAACAAGTGGATGGTTTGCTTTTGATGTGTGGTGATAGCCGCTTTCAGGCTGATATAGAGTTAGCCATTTCGCTGCCACTCGTTGTGATGGACTGGTGGTTTACTGAGTTAAATGCAGATAAAATACTCGAAAATTCAGCACTTGGTGGCTATTTGGCGACAAAAGCATTAATCGATGCAGGACATCGTAAAATTGGCATTATTACGGGAAATCTCAAAAAATCTGTCGCACAAAATCGTTTGCAAGGTTATAAAAATGCGCTGTCGGAAGCAAAAATTGCGTTAAATCCTCATTGGATTGTCGAAAGTCATTTTGACTTTGAAGGCGGTGCCCTTGGTATACAATCTTTACTTACTCAATCTTCACGTCCAACAGCAGTTTTTTGTTGTAGTGATACTATTGCTGTTGGTGCATACCAAGCTATTCAGCAACAAGGCTTACGTATTCCGCAAGATCTTTCAATTATGGGCTATGATGACATTGAATTGGCTCGTTATCTCTCACCTCCCCTTTCCACCATTTGCCAACCGAAAGCTGAACTTGGCAAACTTGCTGTAGAAGCACTATTGCAACGAATTAAAAATCCTAATGAAAATTACCGCACTTTAGTGTTAGAGCCGACCTGTATTTTGAGAGGATCAATTTCTACCCCTTCAAACATATAA
- a CDS encoding TIGR00645 family protein, which produces MEENKPVDPYAKYNEQSNIIAKIIFASRWLQVPIYLGLIVTLAIYSYKFIKGLWELVINVNEMDSNTIMLGVLNLIDVVMIANLLVMVTIGGYEIFVSKLRTRNHPDQPEWMSHVNATVLKVKLSMSIIGISSIHMLQTFVNASNMPEKTMMWQLLLHLGFLVSAIALAYTDKILYSTSHKTH; this is translated from the coding sequence ATGGAAGAAAACAAACCTGTTGATCCTTATGCGAAATATAACGAACAATCGAATATTATCGCGAAAATAATTTTTGCTAGTCGCTGGTTGCAAGTGCCGATTTATTTGGGCTTGATTGTAACCCTTGCAATCTACTCTTATAAATTTATCAAAGGCTTATGGGAGTTAGTGATTAATGTCAATGAGATGGATTCCAATACAATTATGTTAGGTGTGTTGAATTTAATTGATGTTGTAATGATCGCTAACTTGCTTGTGATGGTAACCATTGGCGGTTATGAAATCTTTGTCTCTAAATTGCGTACGCGTAATCATCCTGATCAACCTGAATGGATGAGCCACGTAAATGCCACCGTGTTGAAAGTTAAACTTTCTATGTCTATTATCGGCATTTCATCTATCCATATGCTGCAAACCTTTGTGAATGCAAGCAATATGCCTGAAAAAACGATGATGTGGCAGTTATTGTTGCACTTGGGCTTTTTAGTGTCGGCAATTGCTTTGGCTTATACGGACAAAATTTTGTATAGCACGAGCCATAAAACGCATTAA
- the rraA gene encoding ribonuclease E activity regulator RraA has protein sequence MFIDTSELCDLYAEQVDVVEPIFSSFGGVSHFYGKVTTVKCFESNGLIAEVLEENGEGRVLVVDGGGAVRRGLIDAELAQLAVDNGWEGIIVYGAVRQIQQLENLDIGIHALAPIPVSVDESSIGESDIPVNFGGVTFFPEDYIYADLTGIILSQEPLDLED, from the coding sequence ATGTTTATTGATACTTCAGAACTTTGCGATCTTTATGCAGAACAAGTGGATGTCGTGGAGCCAATTTTTTCAAGTTTTGGTGGCGTAAGTCATTTTTACGGTAAAGTCACTACGGTAAAATGCTTTGAAAGTAATGGATTAATTGCTGAAGTATTAGAAGAAAACGGCGAAGGTCGAGTGCTTGTCGTTGATGGCGGTGGTGCGGTACGCCGTGGTTTGATTGATGCGGAATTGGCTCAGCTTGCTGTTGATAATGGTTGGGAGGGCATTATTGTATATGGTGCAGTACGCCAAATTCAGCAATTAGAAAACCTCGATATTGGTATTCATGCCCTTGCGCCAATTCCAGTTAGTGTAGATGAAAGCAGTATTGGAGAAAGTGATATCCCTGTGAATTTTGGTGGCGTAACCTTTTTCCCAGAAGATTATATTTACGCAGATCTGACAGGAATTATACTTTCGCAAGAGCCTCTAGATTTAGAAGATTAA
- the menA gene encoding 1,4-dihydroxy-2-naphthoate octaprenyltransferase — MTNEKLKMWWETARPKTLPLALASIFTGSALGYWANPQGFNGLVMVLCLLTTILLQVLSNFANDYGDHQKGSDTEERIGPLRGIQKGAISAKELKWGLILMVVASFLSGSFLIGIAYQSLSDLFAFAGLGILAIVAAITYTVGAKPYGYMGLGDISVLVFFGLLGVGGTYYLQTHSIDSHIILPAMGSGLLASAVLNINNLRDIEQDAKAGKNTLAVRLGAYKGRVHHCILLSVAALCYLAFAVATAISWTNYLFVLAMPLLAKHAIFVYRSQQPSELRPMLAQMSMISLLINILFSLGLLIG; from the coding sequence ATGACAAATGAAAAATTGAAAATGTGGTGGGAAACGGCTCGACCAAAAACTTTGCCCTTAGCGTTGGCATCGATTTTCACTGGTTCGGCATTAGGTTATTGGGCGAATCCACAAGGTTTTAATGGGCTTGTAATGGTGCTTTGTTTACTCACGACAATTTTATTACAGGTACTTTCTAATTTTGCCAATGATTATGGGGATCATCAAAAAGGTTCAGATACTGAAGAGCGTATTGGGCCATTACGTGGCATTCAAAAAGGAGCCATTTCAGCAAAAGAACTGAAATGGGGATTAATTCTAATGGTGGTGGCAAGTTTTCTTTCAGGAAGTTTCTTGATTGGAATCGCTTATCAAAGCCTCTCCGATTTATTCGCTTTCGCTGGGCTTGGCATTTTAGCTATTGTTGCTGCCATTACTTATACGGTTGGCGCAAAACCTTATGGCTATATGGGATTGGGCGATATTTCTGTATTGGTATTTTTTGGTTTGCTTGGCGTTGGCGGCACTTATTATTTGCAAACTCACAGTATTGATAGCCACATTATTTTGCCTGCTATGGGTTCTGGTTTATTGGCAAGTGCGGTATTAAATATCAATAATTTACGCGATATTGAACAGGATGCGAAAGCTGGCAAAAATACCTTAGCTGTTCGTTTAGGTGCGTATAAAGGGCGTGTTCATCATTGTATTTTATTAAGTGTGGCTGCTCTATGTTATTTAGCATTTGCGGTGGCAACAGCCATTTCTTGGACAAATTATTTATTTGTATTGGCAATGCCATTGTTAGCTAAACATGCGATCTTTGTTTATCGCAGTCAGCAGCCAAGTGAATTGCGTCCAATGTTGGCTCAAATGTCTATGATTTCGTTATTAATCAATATCTTGTTTAGTTTAGGCTTGCTTATCGGCTAA
- the tsaA gene encoding tRNA (N6-threonylcarbamoyladenosine(37)-N6)-methyltransferase TrmO — protein MNDLTLSPIAIIHTPYKEKFSVPRQPNLVEDGVGIIELLPPYNSPEAVRGLEQFSHLWLIFQFDQIQQGKWQPTVRPPRLGGNQRVGVFASRATHRPNPLGLSKVELRQVECINGNVFLHLGAVDLVDGTPIFDIKPYIAYADSEPNAQSSFAQEKPPAKLTVEFTEQAKSAVKKREEKRPHLSRFIRQVLEQDPRPAYQQGKPSDRIYGTSLYEFNVKWRIKAGTLDCVEVIEIEKDK, from the coding sequence ATGAATGATTTAACCTTATCGCCCATCGCCATTATCCACACGCCTTATAAAGAAAAATTCTCCGTACCACGCCAACCCAATTTAGTTGAAGACGGAGTCGGCATTATAGAACTCTTACCGCCTTATAATTCGCCTGAAGCTGTGAGAGGATTGGAACAATTCAGTCACCTTTGGTTAATTTTTCAGTTCGACCAAATCCAACAAGGAAAATGGCAACCCACCGTACGCCCTCCGCGGTTAGGCGGTAATCAACGCGTTGGCGTGTTTGCTTCACGCGCAACTCATCGCCCAAATCCTCTCGGTTTATCCAAAGTCGAATTACGTCAAGTAGAATGCATCAACGGTAACGTATTTCTCCATTTAGGTGCGGTGGATTTAGTGGATGGCACGCCGATTTTCGATATCAAACCCTATATTGCCTATGCGGATAGTGAGCCAAATGCGCAATCGAGCTTTGCCCAAGAAAAACCACCAGCAAAACTGACAGTTGAATTTACCGAACAAGCCAAAAGTGCGGTAAAAAAACGAGAAGAAAAACGACCGCACTTAAGTCGTTTCATTCGCCAAGTGCTAGAGCAAGATCCGCGCCCAGCCTATCAACAAGGTAAACCGAGTGATCGTATTTATGGAACGAGTTTGTACGAATTTAATGTGAAATGGCGAATTAAAGCGGGTACGCTTGATTGCGTAGAAGTAATTGAAATAGAAAAAGACAAATAG
- the tehA gene encoding dicarboxylate transporter/tellurite-resistance protein TehA translates to MNITKPFPLPTGYFGIPLGLAALSLAWFHLENLFPAARMVSDVLGIVASAVWILFILMYAYKLRYYFEEVRAEYHSPVRFSFIALIPITTMLVGDILYRWNPLIAEVLIWIGTIGQLLFSILRVSELWQGGVFEQKSTHPPFYLPAVAANFTSASSLALLGYHDLGHLFFGAGMIAWIIFEPVLLQHLRISSLEPQFRATMGIVLAPAFVCVSAYLSINHGEVDTLAKILWGYGFLQLFFLLRLFPWIVEKGLNVGLWGFSFGLASMANSATVFYHSDVLQGVSIFVFVFSNVMIGLLVLMTIYKLAKGQFFLK, encoded by the coding sequence ATGAATATAACAAAGCCTTTTCCTCTTCCAACAGGATATTTCGGTATTCCTCTTGGTTTGGCAGCCTTATCTTTAGCTTGGTTTCATTTAGAAAACTTATTTCCTGCTGCGCGAATGGTAAGTGATGTTCTTGGCATTGTAGCAAGTGCGGTCTGGATTTTATTTATTTTAATGTATGCGTATAAACTTCGTTATTACTTTGAGGAAGTTCGTGCAGAGTATCATAGCCCAGTTCGTTTTTCCTTTATTGCATTGATTCCTATTACAACTATGTTGGTAGGCGATATTCTTTATCGTTGGAATCCTTTAATTGCTGAAGTTTTAATTTGGATTGGAACGATTGGTCAATTACTTTTCTCAATATTACGTGTCAGTGAATTATGGCAAGGTGGTGTATTTGAGCAAAAATCTACTCATCCTCCGTTTTATTTGCCTGCGGTAGCTGCAAATTTCACCAGTGCAAGTTCACTAGCATTACTTGGCTATCATGATTTAGGCCATTTATTCTTTGGCGCAGGAATGATTGCTTGGATTATTTTTGAACCTGTATTATTACAACATTTACGTATTTCATCTCTTGAGCCACAATTTAGAGCCACAATGGGGATTGTTTTAGCACCTGCGTTTGTGTGTGTATCTGCTTATTTATCGATCAATCACGGCGAAGTAGATACTTTAGCTAAAATTCTTTGGGGATATGGGTTTTTGCAATTATTTTTCTTATTGCGATTATTCCCTTGGATTGTAGAAAAAGGGCTTAATGTTGGTTTATGGGGATTTTCATTCGGATTGGCGTCTATGGCAAATAGCGCGACTGTTTTTTATCACAGCGATGTTTTACAAGGCGTGTCTATTTTTGTCTTTGTTTTCTCAAATGTAATGATTGGCTTATTAGTTTTAATGACAATCTATAAATTAGCTAAAGGGCAGTTTTTCTTAAAATAG
- the rpoC gene encoding DNA-directed RNA polymerase subunit beta', with translation MKDLVKFLKAQSKTSEDFDVIKIGLASPDMIRSWSFGEVKKPETINYRTFKPERDGLFCARIFGPVKDYECLCGKYKRLKHRGVICEKCGVEVTQTKVRRERMGHIELASPVAHIWFLKSLPSRIGLLLDMPLRDIERVLYFEMYIVTEPGMTDLERGQLLTEEQYLDAEDRWQDEFEAKMGAEAIQDLLKGMDLEAECEKLREELQETNSETKRKKITKRLKLLEAFVQSGNKPEWMVMTVLPVLPPDLRPLVPLDGGRFATSDLNDLYRRVINRNNRLKRLLDLIAPDIIVRNEKRMLQESVDALLDNGRRGRAITGSNRRPLKSLADMIKGKQGRFRQNLLGKRVDYSGRSVITVGPYLHLHQCGLPKKMALELFRPFIYAKLESRGYATTIKAAKKMVEREDAIVWDILAEVIREHPILLNRAPTLHRLGIQAFEPILIEGKAIQLHPLVCAAFNADFDGDQMAVHVPLTLEAQLEARALMMSTNNVLSPANGDPIIVPSQDVVLGLYYMTREKVNGKGEGMLLQDPREAEKAYRTGEAELHSRVKVRITEYVKNEAGEFDAKTTLTDTTIGRAILWMIAPKGMPYSLFNQTLGKKAISKLINEAYRRLGLKEAVMFADQIMYTGFAYAARSGSSVGIDDMEIPAKKYEIISAAEEEVAEIQEQFQSGLVTAGERYNKVIDIWAAANERVAKAMMENLSQEEVINCEGNPEKQASFNSIFMMADSGARGSAAQIRQLAGMRGLMARPDGSIIETPITANFREGLNVLQYFISTHGARKGLADTALKTANSGYLTRRLVDVAQDLVIVEDDCGTHEGLVMTPLIEGGDEKVPLRELVLGRVAAEDILKPGTEEVLIPRNTLLDEKLCDVLDANSVDSVKVRSVVTCNTNFGVCAKCYGRDLARGHLINQGEAVGVIAAQSIGEPGTQLTMRTFHIGGAASAAAKESSVQIKNTGTVHLMNAKFVTNDEGKLVLTSRNTELTITDAFGRTKEHYKVPYGAVLSKGDGQAVTAGETIANWDPHTMPVVSEVSGFVKFVDIIDGLTVTRQTDELTGLSSIVVQDVGERATAGKDLRPTIKLVDANGNDIFLPETDVLAQYFLPGKSIVSLDDGAAVKVGEPLARIPQESVGTKDITGGLPRVADLFEARKPKEPAILAEISGIVSFGKETKGKRRLLITPAEGETYEEMIPKWRQLNVFEGEMVQRGDVISDGAETPHDILRLRGVRAVTEYIVNEVQDVYRLQGVKINDKHIEVIVRQMLRKAVITKSYDSEFLEGEQVEVARVKIVNRQREAEGKPPVEFERELLGITKASLATESFISAASFQETTRVLTEAAVAGKRDELRGLKENVIVGRLIPAGTGFAYHQNRHKHRLVDDVVAKLSEEDEAAIADEFVMTADDASANLAEMLNMADDAE, from the coding sequence GTGAAAGACTTAGTTAAGTTTTTAAAAGCACAGTCAAAAACCAGTGAAGATTTTGATGTGATTAAAATTGGGTTAGCTTCCCCTGATATGATCCGTTCTTGGTCATTTGGTGAAGTGAAAAAACCTGAAACCATTAACTACCGTACGTTCAAACCTGAACGTGATGGGCTTTTCTGTGCGCGTATCTTCGGGCCTGTAAAAGATTACGAATGTTTATGTGGTAAATATAAACGTTTAAAACACCGTGGTGTGATTTGTGAAAAATGTGGTGTTGAAGTTACCCAAACTAAAGTTCGTCGTGAACGTATGGGTCACATTGAACTTGCATCGCCAGTTGCGCATATTTGGTTCTTAAAATCGTTACCATCTCGTATCGGTTTACTTTTAGATATGCCATTGCGTGATATCGAACGTGTACTTTACTTTGAAATGTACATCGTGACCGAACCAGGTATGACGGATTTAGAGCGCGGTCAATTATTAACTGAAGAACAATATCTTGACGCTGAAGATCGTTGGCAAGATGAATTTGAAGCGAAAATGGGTGCTGAAGCCATCCAAGATCTATTAAAAGGTATGGATCTTGAAGCTGAATGTGAAAAATTACGTGAAGAATTACAAGAAACTAACTCTGAAACTAAACGTAAAAAAATCACTAAACGCTTGAAATTATTAGAAGCATTTGTTCAATCTGGTAATAAGCCAGAATGGATGGTTATGACGGTATTGCCAGTTCTTCCACCAGATTTACGTCCATTAGTACCACTTGATGGTGGTCGTTTTGCGACTTCAGATCTGAACGATTTATATCGTCGTGTGATCAACCGTAACAACCGTTTAAAACGTTTATTAGATTTAATTGCGCCAGATATTATTGTGCGTAACGAAAAACGTATGTTACAAGAATCTGTTGATGCCTTATTAGATAATGGTCGTCGTGGTCGTGCAATTACGGGCTCTAACCGTCGTCCATTAAAATCATTAGCGGATATGATCAAAGGTAAACAAGGTCGTTTCCGTCAAAACTTATTAGGTAAACGTGTTGATTATTCTGGTCGTTCAGTAATCACTGTTGGCCCATACTTGCACTTACACCAATGTGGTTTGCCGAAGAAAATGGCCTTGGAATTATTCCGTCCGTTTATCTACGCTAAATTAGAAAGCCGTGGTTATGCAACGACAATCAAAGCGGCGAAGAAAATGGTTGAGCGTGAAGATGCGATCGTTTGGGATATTCTTGCAGAAGTTATTCGTGAACACCCAATTCTATTGAACCGTGCGCCAACACTTCACCGTTTGGGTATCCAAGCCTTTGAACCAATCTTAATCGAAGGTAAAGCGATTCAATTACACCCACTTGTTTGTGCAGCGTTTAACGCGGACTTCGATGGTGACCAAATGGCGGTACATGTTCCATTAACCCTTGAAGCGCAATTAGAAGCTCGTGCGTTGATGATGTCCACTAACAACGTGCTTTCACCAGCAAACGGTGATCCAATTATCGTTCCATCACAAGACGTGGTATTAGGTCTTTATTATATGACCCGCGAAAAAGTGAACGGTAAAGGCGAAGGTATGTTATTGCAAGATCCTCGCGAAGCTGAAAAAGCATATCGTACTGGTGAAGCAGAATTACATTCTCGCGTTAAAGTACGTATTACTGAATATGTGAAAAATGAAGCTGGCGAATTTGATGCGAAAACCACGCTGACTGATACAACTATCGGTCGTGCGATTTTATGGATGATTGCACCAAAAGGTATGCCTTATTCATTGTTTAACCAAACATTAGGTAAAAAAGCTATTTCTAAACTGATTAACGAAGCATATCGTCGTTTAGGTTTAAAAGAAGCGGTAATGTTTGCTGACCAAATTATGTATACCGGTTTTGCGTATGCGGCACGTTCTGGTTCATCAGTTGGTATTGATGATATGGAAATTCCAGCGAAGAAATATGAAATTATTTCTGCGGCGGAAGAAGAAGTGGCAGAGATCCAAGAACAATTCCAATCAGGTCTTGTGACTGCAGGCGAACGCTATAATAAAGTAATCGATATTTGGGCTGCGGCGAATGAGCGCGTAGCGAAAGCGATGATGGAAAACTTATCTCAAGAAGAAGTCATCAATTGCGAAGGTAATCCTGAAAAACAAGCATCCTTTAACAGTATCTTTATGATGGCGGATTCTGGTGCGCGTGGTTCTGCAGCGCAGATTCGTCAGTTAGCTGGTATGCGTGGTTTGATGGCACGTCCAGATGGCTCGATCATCGAAACCCCAATTACAGCGAACTTCCGTGAAGGTTTGAACGTATTACAGTACTTTATTTCAACCCACGGTGCGCGTAAAGGTTTGGCGGATACCGCATTAAAAACAGCGAACTCTGGTTACTTAACTCGTCGTTTAGTTGATGTAGCACAAGATTTAGTGATTGTAGAAGATGACTGTGGTACGCACGAAGGCTTAGTAATGACTCCATTAATCGAAGGTGGAGATGAAAAAGTGCCACTTCGTGAATTAGTATTAGGTCGTGTTGCTGCAGAAGATATTTTAAAACCAGGTACAGAAGAAGTATTAATTCCTCGTAACACGTTATTAGATGAAAAACTCTGTGATGTGTTGGATGCAAACTCTGTGGACAGCGTAAAAGTACGTTCTGTTGTAACTTGTAATACTAACTTTGGCGTGTGTGCGAAATGTTACGGTCGTGATCTTGCTCGTGGTCATTTAATTAACCAAGGCGAAGCGGTGGGCGTTATTGCCGCTCAATCTATCGGTGAGCCGGGTACACAGCTAACAATGCGTACGTTCCATATTGGTGGTGCGGCATCTGCGGCAGCGAAAGAATCTAGTGTGCAAATTAAAAACACTGGTACGGTGCATTTAATGAATGCAAAATTCGTCACTAACGATGAAGGAAAACTAGTATTAACTTCTCGTAACACGGAATTAACTATTACCGATGCATTTGGTCGTACTAAAGAACACTATAAAGTGCCTTACGGTGCGGTGTTAAGTAAAGGTGACGGTCAAGCTGTAACAGCTGGCGAAACTATCGCAAATTGGGATCCACACACAATGCCAGTTGTCTCTGAAGTATCTGGTTTTGTGAAATTTGTAGACATTATTGATGGATTAACTGTGACTCGTCAAACTGATGAATTAACAGGTTTATCATCAATCGTCGTTCAAGATGTAGGGGAACGTGCAACTGCGGGTAAAGATTTACGTCCAACTATTAAATTGGTTGATGCAAATGGCAACGATATTTTCTTACCTGAAACTGATGTTCTTGCACAGTACTTCTTACCGGGTAAATCAATCGTAAGTTTAGATGATGGCGCAGCAGTGAAAGTAGGGGAACCATTAGCACGTATTCCACAAGAATCTGTGGGTACTAAAGATATTACTGGTGGTCTACCACGCGTTGCGGATTTATTTGAAGCACGTAAACCAAAAGAACCCGCTATCTTGGCTGAAATTTCTGGTATCGTGTCTTTCGGTAAAGAAACCAAAGGTAAACGCCGTTTATTAATTACTCCTGCGGAAGGCGAAACTTACGAAGAAATGATTCCAAAATGGCGTCAGCTCAACGTATTTGAAGGCGAAATGGTACAACGTGGCGATGTAATTTCTGATGGTGCTGAAACACCACACGACATTTTACGTTTACGTGGCGTGCGTGCAGTAACTGAATACATCGTGAACGAAGTGCAAGATGTTTACCGCTTACAAGGGGTAAAAATCAACGATAAACATATCGAAGTTATCGTTCGTCAAATGTTACGTAAAGCGGTAATTACTAAATCTTACGACTCAGAATTCCTTGAGGGAGAACAAGTCGAAGTGGCTCGCGTGAAAATTGTTAATCGCCAACGTGAAGCAGAAGGTAAACCACCAGTTGAATTTGAACGTGAATTATTGGGTATCACCAAAGCGTCTCTTGCGACTGAATCCTTCATCTCTGCCGCATCGTTCCAAGAAACTACTCGTGTTCTTACCGAAGCAGCAGTGGCAGGTAAACGTGATGAATTACGTGGCTTGAAAGAGAACGTAATAGTAGGTCGATTAATTCCTGCGGGTACAGGTTTTGCGTATCATCAAAATCGTCACAAACATCGCTTAGTTGATGATGTCGTAGCGAAATTATCTGAAGAAGATGAAGCTGCTATCGCTGATGAATTTGTTATGACTGCAGATGATGCAAGTGCGAACTTAGCTGAAATGCTTAACATGGCAGATGATGCGGAATAA